One genomic segment of Actinoplanes ianthinogenes includes these proteins:
- a CDS encoding ABC-F family ATP-binding cassette domain-containing protein → MANIINLDRVNKGYGAAGQLLTDVSLGLDDDARVGIVGLNGAGKSTLLRMLAKSEEPDSGRVTHRRDLRVATLPQTLALAAEATVRDVVLGTAWLAQSMGAEHEWAGDAGVRTILDGLGMGHLGLDSPVGPMSGGERRRVALAALLVRDSDLLILDEPTNHLDVAGVDWLAKHLLTRKGALAVVTHDRWFLDAVCTMTWEVVDEQVFTYEGGYAAWILARAERQRVAAAVEARRQNLLRKEIAWLRRGPPARTSKPKFRIDAANELIADVPPVRDTVSLQRLATTRLGKQVYDLEQVALNAGPKPIFRDLTFQVGPGDRIAILGANGAGKTTLLRMLAGATKPDGGRLVTGSTVRPAFLSQELKELPGHLRLLEAVEEVAKRVQLGDRELSAGQLAEVFGFTDKRIWTPVSDLSGGERRRLQMLRLLATEPNVLLLDEPTNDLDTDTLASLEDLLDSWPGTMIVASHDRYLVERVTDQAYGMFGDGRLVHLPGGIDEYLERIHGAAPAAAAKESAAAGAAPGLSAGELRQAKKDLARMERQMDKLGEKEAKINESLAEHGSDYDKIVELEAQLKAVRQEREQVEMAWLELAEQVPGN, encoded by the coding sequence GTGGCCAACATCATCAACCTGGACCGGGTCAACAAGGGCTACGGCGCCGCCGGTCAGCTGCTCACCGATGTCTCCCTCGGCCTGGACGACGACGCCCGCGTCGGCATCGTCGGCCTGAACGGGGCGGGCAAGTCCACCCTCCTGCGGATGCTCGCGAAATCCGAGGAGCCGGACTCCGGACGCGTGACGCACCGCCGTGACCTGCGGGTCGCCACCCTTCCGCAGACGCTCGCCCTCGCCGCCGAGGCGACCGTGCGCGACGTCGTGCTCGGCACCGCCTGGCTGGCGCAGAGCATGGGCGCCGAGCACGAGTGGGCCGGTGACGCCGGGGTGCGCACCATCCTCGACGGCCTCGGCATGGGTCACCTCGGCCTGGACAGTCCGGTCGGGCCGATGTCCGGTGGCGAGCGCCGCCGGGTCGCGCTCGCCGCGCTGCTGGTCCGCGACAGCGACCTGCTGATCCTCGACGAGCCCACCAACCACCTGGACGTGGCCGGCGTCGACTGGCTGGCCAAGCATCTGCTCACCCGCAAGGGCGCGCTCGCCGTGGTCACCCACGACCGCTGGTTCCTCGACGCGGTCTGCACCATGACCTGGGAGGTCGTGGACGAGCAGGTGTTCACGTACGAGGGCGGTTACGCCGCCTGGATCCTGGCGCGCGCCGAGCGGCAGCGCGTCGCCGCCGCCGTCGAGGCCCGCCGGCAGAACCTGCTCCGCAAGGAGATCGCCTGGCTGCGCCGGGGCCCGCCGGCCCGCACCTCCAAGCCCAAGTTCCGGATCGACGCGGCCAACGAGCTGATCGCCGACGTCCCGCCGGTCCGGGACACGGTCAGCCTCCAGCGGCTGGCCACCACCCGGCTCGGCAAGCAGGTCTACGACCTGGAGCAGGTCGCCCTGAACGCCGGGCCCAAGCCGATCTTCCGGGATCTGACCTTCCAGGTCGGCCCCGGCGACCGGATCGCCATCCTGGGCGCCAACGGGGCCGGCAAGACCACCCTGCTGCGGATGCTGGCCGGCGCCACCAAGCCGGACGGCGGCCGCCTGGTCACCGGTTCCACCGTGCGCCCGGCCTTCCTCTCCCAGGAGCTCAAGGAGCTGCCCGGGCACCTGCGCCTGCTGGAGGCCGTCGAGGAGGTCGCCAAGCGCGTCCAGCTCGGCGACCGGGAGCTCTCGGCCGGCCAGCTCGCCGAGGTGTTCGGCTTCACCGACAAGCGGATCTGGACGCCGGTCAGCGACCTGTCCGGTGGTGAGCGCCGCCGGTTGCAGATGCTGCGCCTGCTCGCCACCGAGCCGAACGTGCTGCTGCTCGACGAGCCGACCAACGACCTGGACACCGACACGCTGGCGTCGCTGGAGGATCTGCTCGACTCCTGGCCGGGCACGATGATCGTGGCCAGCCACGACCGCTACCTGGTGGAGCGGGTGACCGACCAGGCGTACGGGATGTTCGGCGACGGTCGGCTCGTGCACCTGCCCGGCGGCATCGACGAGTACCTGGAGCGGATCCACGGGGCCGCTCCGGCCGCGGCGGCGAAAGAGTCCGCCGCCGCCGGCGCGGCGCCGGGCCTGTCCGCCGGGGAGCTCCGCCAGGCCAAGAAGGATCTGGCCCGGATGGAGCGCCAGATGGACAAGCTCGGGGAGAAGGAAGCGAAGATCAACGAGAGTCTCGCCGAGCACGGCAGCGACTACGACAAAATCGTCGAGCTGGAAGCCCAGCTCAAAGCCGTCCGGCAGGAGCGCGAGCAGGTCGAGATGGCCTGGCTGGAGCTCGCCGAGCAGGTGCCCGGAAACTGA
- a CDS encoding ribose-phosphate diphosphokinase produces the protein MGSIVAENRKSLMLFSGQGFPELAEEIGQVLGVAPTPSDSYEFANGELFVRFKESVRGSDAFVVQSVTEGVNRWVMETLIMIDALKRGSAKRITVVLPFYPYSRQDKKHRGREPISARLVADLLKTAGANRILTVDLHTAQIQGFFDGPVDHLFAMDILAEYVEKKFAGRPMTVVAPDSGRVRVAERWTDRLGGCPLAFIHKTRDPLKPNQVVANRVVGEVEGRVCLIVDDMIDTGGTIAKAADILFDEGAADVIVASTHALLSDPATERLKNSRISELVVTNTLPLAPEKRLDKITVLSIAPLLARAIREVFDDGSVTTLFGGLS, from the coding sequence ATGGGCAGCATCGTCGCGGAGAACCGTAAGAGTCTGATGCTCTTTTCCGGCCAGGGCTTCCCGGAGCTGGCCGAGGAGATCGGTCAGGTGCTCGGCGTGGCGCCGACGCCCTCGGACTCCTACGAGTTCGCCAACGGTGAACTTTTCGTTCGGTTCAAGGAGTCGGTGCGCGGCTCGGACGCCTTCGTGGTGCAGTCGGTCACCGAGGGGGTGAACCGCTGGGTGATGGAAACACTCATCATGATCGACGCGCTGAAGCGTGGCTCGGCCAAGCGGATCACCGTGGTCCTGCCGTTCTACCCCTACTCGCGGCAGGACAAGAAGCACCGCGGCCGGGAGCCGATCTCGGCCCGGCTGGTCGCCGACCTGCTGAAGACCGCGGGCGCCAACCGGATCCTCACCGTCGACCTGCACACCGCGCAGATCCAGGGCTTCTTCGACGGCCCGGTGGACCACCTGTTCGCGATGGACATCCTCGCGGAGTACGTGGAGAAGAAGTTCGCCGGCCGCCCGATGACGGTGGTCGCGCCGGACTCGGGCCGGGTTCGGGTGGCCGAGCGCTGGACCGACCGGCTGGGCGGTTGCCCGCTGGCCTTCATCCACAAGACCCGCGACCCGCTGAAGCCGAACCAGGTGGTGGCCAACCGGGTGGTGGGCGAGGTCGAGGGCCGGGTCTGCCTGATCGTCGACGACATGATCGACACCGGTGGCACGATCGCGAAGGCCGCCGACATCCTGTTCGACGAGGGCGCGGCCGATGTGATCGTCGCCTCGACGCACGCGCTGCTCTCCGACCCGGCCACCGAGCGGCTGAAGAACAGCCGGATCTCCGAGCTCGTGGTGACGAACACGTTGCCGCTGGCCCCGGAGAAGCGGCTCGACAAGATCACGGTGCTGTCCATCGCGCCGCTGCTGGCGCGGGCCATCCGTGAGGTGTTCGACGACGGTTCCGTGACCACGTTGTTCGGTGGTCTGAGCTAG
- the glmU gene encoding bifunctional UDP-N-acetylglucosamine diphosphorylase/glucosamine-1-phosphate N-acetyltransferase GlmU: protein MSQAPSRTVVVLAAGEGKRMKSATPKVLQPLLGRTLLGHVLAVSAAIKTDRTLVVVGHKADQVGAFLAEAAPAAVPVLQAEQNGTGHAVRIALDAAPELTGTVVVLSGDVPLLRPETVEALLATHERAGAAATVLSAEVEAPGGLGRIVRDADGNLERIVEAKDASAAELAIREINSGIYAFDAVLLREALGKLSTDNAQGEEYLTDVFAILAGQGQPVAIEVAEFAYETLGCNDRAELSRLRVLMRDRVNEAWMRSGVLLLDPATTWIDVTATLEPDAVVDQNCQIQGTSSVATGAVVGPDSTLVDTVVAEGATVLRTHAIGAEIGPDASVGPFSYLRPGTRLARKAKVGGFVETKNAVLGEGAKVPHLSYVGDAEIGAKANIGAGTIFANYDGVRKSRTVVGEAAFVGSDSVLIAPVEIGPGAYVAAGSAVVKDVPAGNLGVTRAQQRNIEGWVAMKRPGTVSADAAERARDITPDQD from the coding sequence GTGAGCCAGGCCCCCAGCCGTACCGTTGTCGTCCTCGCCGCGGGCGAGGGCAAGCGGATGAAATCGGCGACGCCCAAGGTCCTCCAGCCCCTGCTGGGGCGCACCCTGCTCGGCCACGTGCTGGCCGTCTCCGCGGCGATCAAGACCGACCGCACCCTGGTGGTGGTCGGGCACAAGGCCGACCAGGTGGGCGCGTTCCTGGCCGAGGCCGCGCCGGCCGCCGTCCCGGTGCTCCAGGCCGAGCAGAACGGGACCGGGCACGCGGTGCGCATCGCGCTGGACGCCGCGCCCGAGCTGACCGGCACCGTGGTGGTGCTCAGCGGTGACGTGCCGCTGCTGCGCCCGGAGACGGTGGAGGCGCTGCTGGCCACCCACGAGCGGGCCGGCGCCGCGGCGACCGTGCTGAGCGCCGAGGTGGAGGCGCCGGGCGGGCTGGGCCGGATCGTCCGGGACGCGGACGGGAACCTGGAGCGGATCGTCGAGGCGAAGGACGCGTCCGCCGCCGAGCTGGCGATCCGGGAGATCAACTCGGGGATCTACGCGTTCGACGCGGTGCTGCTGCGCGAGGCGCTGGGCAAGCTGTCCACCGACAACGCGCAGGGCGAGGAGTACCTGACCGACGTCTTCGCGATCCTGGCCGGCCAGGGTCAGCCGGTGGCGATCGAGGTGGCCGAGTTCGCGTACGAGACGCTGGGCTGCAACGACCGTGCCGAGCTGTCCCGGCTGCGGGTGCTGATGCGCGACCGGGTGAACGAGGCCTGGATGCGCTCCGGCGTGCTGCTGCTGGACCCGGCGACCACCTGGATCGATGTGACGGCCACGCTGGAGCCGGACGCCGTGGTGGATCAGAACTGCCAGATCCAGGGCACCTCGTCGGTGGCGACCGGCGCCGTGGTGGGCCCGGACTCCACTCTGGTGGACACCGTGGTGGCCGAGGGCGCCACGGTGCTGCGGACCCACGCGATCGGCGCCGAGATCGGCCCGGACGCCTCGGTCGGCCCGTTCTCCTACCTGCGTCCCGGCACCCGGCTGGCCCGCAAGGCGAAGGTCGGCGGTTTCGTGGAGACCAAGAACGCGGTGCTCGGCGAGGGCGCCAAGGTGCCGCATCTGTCCTACGTGGGTGATGCCGAGATCGGGGCGAAGGCGAACATCGGCGCCGGCACCATCTTCGCCAACTACGACGGGGTGCGGAAGAGCCGGACCGTGGTCGGCGAGGCGGCGTTCGTCGGGTCCGACTCGGTGCTGATCGCGCCGGTCGAGATCGGGCCGGGGGCGTACGTCGCGGCCGGTTCCGCCGTGGTCAAGGACGTCCCGGCCGGCAACCTCGGGGTCACCCGCGCGCAGCAGCGCAACATCGAGGGCTGGGTGGCGATGAAGCGGCCCGGCACGGTGTCCGCCGACGCCGCCGAGCGGGCTCGGGATATCACCCCTGATCAGGACTAA
- a CDS encoding 4-(cytidine 5'-diphospho)-2-C-methyl-D-erythritol kinase — protein sequence MTEAWGPDDDEPRPHSGPVKVRVPAKINLHLGVGPLRPDGYHELNTVYHAISLFDEITARHGDTLTLTMEGEGTGELELDETNLIIRAARALAARGRVPAYARLHLKKAIPLAGGLAGGSADAAATLIACDLLWGLGMSREELAEVGAQLGSDVPFLLHGGTALGTGHGEAVSPILARPTIWHWAVAVADGGLSTPAVYRELDTLRDGSWPPPPLGSADQLMAALRQRDPEVLGAALGNDLQPAALALRPQLADVLKAGAEAGSIAGIVSGSGPTCVFLAADAAHAQQIADELVAAGVCRAAVTARGPQPGARVI from the coding sequence GTGACCGAGGCGTGGGGTCCGGACGACGACGAGCCTCGCCCGCATAGCGGCCCGGTCAAGGTCCGTGTGCCGGCCAAGATCAACCTGCACCTCGGCGTCGGCCCGCTGCGCCCCGACGGCTACCACGAGCTGAACACGGTCTATCACGCGATCAGCCTGTTCGACGAGATCACCGCCCGGCACGGGGACACCCTCACGCTCACCATGGAGGGCGAGGGCACCGGCGAGCTGGAGCTGGACGAGACCAACCTGATCATCCGGGCGGCACGGGCTCTGGCTGCCCGGGGACGCGTCCCGGCGTACGCGAGACTGCATCTGAAAAAAGCGATCCCGCTCGCCGGCGGCCTGGCCGGCGGTAGCGCCGACGCGGCCGCCACGCTGATCGCCTGCGATCTGCTCTGGGGTCTGGGCATGTCCCGCGAGGAGCTCGCCGAGGTCGGCGCCCAGCTCGGCTCGGACGTGCCGTTCCTGCTGCACGGCGGCACCGCGCTGGGCACCGGGCACGGCGAGGCGGTCAGCCCGATCCTGGCCCGGCCGACCATCTGGCACTGGGCGGTCGCGGTCGCCGACGGCGGCCTCTCCACCCCGGCGGTCTATCGCGAGCTCGACACCCTGCGCGACGGCTCCTGGCCACCCCCGCCGCTGGGCAGCGCCGACCAGCTGATGGCCGCGCTGCGCCAGCGTGATCCGGAGGTGCTCGGCGCCGCCCTGGGTAACGACCTGCAACCGGCCGCCCTGGCGCTCCGCCCGCAGCTCGCCGACGTGCTCAAAGCCGGCGCCGAGGCCGGGTCGATCGCCGGGATCGTCTCCGGCTCCGGGCCCACCTGTGTGTTCCTGGCCGCCGACGCGGCGCACGCGCAGCAGATCGCCGACGAGCTCGTCGCGGCCGGGGTCTGCCGGGCGGCGGTCACCGCGCGGGGCCCGCAACCGGGGGCCCGGGTAATCTAG
- a CDS encoding TetR/AcrR family transcriptional regulator codes for MTEEIKRRQRMSGAQRREQLITIGRQLFAERGFDGTSVEEVAARAKVSKPVVYEHFGGKEGLYAVVVDREVRALLERITAALTAGHPRELLEQAALALLDYIEEEPHGFQVLTARQAPVLAPAGTFSSVMNDVAHQVEHILGAEFTRRGLDPRFAELYSQALVGMVALVGQWWREARKPKKEMVAAHLVNLAWNGLSHLEAKPELITRKTR; via the coding sequence ATGACCGAGGAGATCAAGCGGCGGCAGCGGATGTCCGGCGCCCAGCGCCGCGAGCAGCTAATCACGATCGGGCGGCAGCTGTTCGCCGAGCGCGGCTTCGACGGCACCAGCGTCGAGGAGGTCGCGGCCCGCGCCAAGGTGTCGAAACCGGTGGTCTACGAGCACTTCGGCGGCAAGGAGGGCCTCTACGCGGTGGTCGTCGACCGGGAGGTGCGCGCCCTGCTGGAGAGGATCACCGCCGCGCTGACCGCCGGGCACCCGCGGGAGCTGCTGGAGCAGGCCGCGCTGGCGCTGCTGGACTACATCGAGGAGGAGCCGCACGGGTTCCAGGTGCTGACCGCGCGGCAGGCTCCGGTGCTGGCCCCGGCGGGCACCTTCTCCAGCGTGATGAACGACGTGGCGCACCAGGTCGAGCACATCCTCGGCGCCGAGTTCACCCGGCGCGGCCTGGACCCGCGATTCGCCGAGCTGTACTCGCAGGCGCTGGTCGGGATGGTGGCGCTGGTCGGCCAGTGGTGGCGGGAGGCGCGCAAGCCGAAGAAGGAGATGGTCGCCGCGCACCTGGTGAACCTGGCCTGGAACGGCCTGTCGCACCTGGAGGCGAAACCGGAGCTGATCACCCGGAAAACGCGATGA
- the metG gene encoding methionine--tRNA ligase, giving the protein MSHVLAAVAWPYANGPRHIGHVSGFGVPSDVFSRYMRMAGHDVLMVSGTDEHGTPIQVQADADGVTPRELADRYNRVIVEDLHGLGLSYDLFTRTTTRNHYAVVQQLFEGLHANGYIVARTTLGAISPSTGRTLPDRYIEGTCPICGYDGARGDQCDNCGNQLDPEQLINPKSRINGETPQFVETEHFFLDLPAFAEAIGSWLDRRENWRPNVLKFSRNLLDDLQPRAITRDLEWGVPIPLDGWRDRADKRIYVWFDAVIGYLSASIEWARRTGDPEAWRQWWSADAQGKDASGYYFMGKDNIVFHSVIWPALLLGYSGEGDKGGQAGPLGKLNLPTEVVSSEYLTMEGKKFSSSRRVVIYVRDFLERYDADALRYFIAAAGPESNDTDFTWAEFVRRNNDELVAGWGNLVNRSISMAAKNFGEIPPAVDLTPEDEALLSFSRAGFAAVGELIGKHRQKAAIGEAMKVVAEANKYLSEQAPWKLKDESQKQRQGTVLHVALQVVSDANTLLTPFLPHSAQKVHELLGGTGVHAPMPEIVEVEDLDGGPGYPVLMGDYTVGARWESVPLVAGTPLSPPKPVFRKLEPSVVEEELARLGGES; this is encoded by the coding sequence ATGAGTCACGTTCTCGCCGCGGTCGCCTGGCCCTACGCCAACGGCCCGCGCCACATCGGTCATGTGTCCGGCTTCGGGGTGCCGTCCGACGTGTTCAGCCGGTACATGCGGATGGCCGGCCACGACGTGCTCATGGTCTCGGGCACCGACGAGCACGGCACCCCGATCCAGGTGCAGGCCGACGCCGACGGGGTCACCCCGCGCGAGCTCGCCGACCGGTACAACCGGGTGATCGTCGAGGACCTGCACGGCCTGGGCCTCTCCTACGACCTGTTCACCCGCACCACCACGCGCAACCACTACGCCGTGGTCCAGCAGCTCTTCGAGGGCCTGCACGCGAACGGGTACATCGTCGCCCGCACCACGCTCGGCGCGATCTCCCCGTCCACCGGCCGCACCCTGCCGGACCGTTACATCGAGGGCACCTGCCCGATCTGCGGTTACGACGGCGCCCGCGGCGACCAGTGCGACAACTGCGGTAACCAGCTCGACCCCGAGCAGCTGATCAACCCGAAGTCCCGGATCAACGGGGAGACCCCGCAGTTCGTCGAGACCGAGCACTTCTTCCTCGACCTGCCGGCGTTCGCCGAGGCGATCGGCTCCTGGCTGGACCGCCGGGAGAACTGGCGGCCCAACGTGCTGAAGTTCTCCCGCAACCTGCTCGACGACCTCCAGCCCCGGGCGATCACCCGGGACCTGGAGTGGGGCGTGCCGATCCCGCTGGACGGCTGGCGCGACCGGGCCGACAAGCGCATCTACGTCTGGTTCGACGCGGTCATCGGTTACCTGTCGGCGTCCATCGAGTGGGCCCGGCGCACCGGCGACCCGGAGGCCTGGCGGCAGTGGTGGTCGGCCGATGCGCAGGGCAAGGACGCGTCCGGCTACTACTTCATGGGCAAGGACAACATCGTCTTCCACTCGGTGATCTGGCCGGCGCTGCTGCTCGGCTACTCCGGTGAGGGTGACAAGGGCGGCCAGGCCGGCCCGCTCGGCAAGCTGAACCTGCCGACCGAGGTGGTCTCCAGTGAGTACCTGACGATGGAGGGCAAGAAGTTCTCCTCGTCGCGCCGGGTCGTCATCTACGTGCGCGACTTCCTGGAGCGCTACGACGCCGACGCCCTGCGGTATTTCATCGCCGCGGCCGGCCCGGAGTCCAACGACACCGACTTCACCTGGGCCGAGTTCGTCCGGCGCAACAACGACGAGCTGGTGGCCGGCTGGGGCAACCTGGTCAACCGGTCGATCTCGATGGCCGCGAAGAACTTCGGTGAGATCCCCCCGGCGGTCGATCTCACGCCGGAGGACGAGGCCCTGCTCTCGTTCTCGCGCGCGGGCTTCGCGGCCGTCGGCGAGCTGATCGGCAAGCACCGGCAGAAGGCCGCGATCGGCGAGGCGATGAAGGTGGTCGCCGAGGCCAACAAGTACCTCTCCGAGCAGGCGCCGTGGAAGCTCAAGGACGAGTCGCAGAAGCAGCGGCAGGGCACCGTCCTGCACGTCGCGCTCCAGGTGGTCAGCGACGCGAACACGCTGCTCACGCCGTTCCTGCCGCACTCCGCGCAGAAGGTGCACGAGCTGCTCGGCGGGACCGGCGTGCACGCCCCGATGCCGGAGATCGTCGAGGTCGAGGACCTGGACGGCGGGCCGGGTTACCCGGTGCTGATGGGTGACTACACGGTCGGCGCCCGGTGGGAGTCGGTGCCGCTGGTGGCCGGCACGCCGCTGAGCCCGCCGAAACCGGTGTTCCGCAAGCTGGAGCCGTCCGTGGTCGAGGAGGAATTGGCCCGGCTGGGCGGCGAGTCCTGA
- a CDS encoding TatD family hydrolase, whose protein sequence is MSHMPSTPPASPSPSQKRRDKAARRAGEFPPAPEPLAVPVFDSHTHLDLTVQEAGVPGGGLDPVQALIGAAAKNGVDRLVQVGVDVDSSRWGAELAESTDAVLAAVALHPNEAPRLSDLDEALRAIEALAARPRVRGIGETGMDTFRTGDEGRAAQEASFRAHIQIAKRHGKALIIHDRDAHEDVLRVLDSEGAPDTVVLHCFSGDATFAAECVRRGYHLSFAGTITFASAGNLREAAAITPPELMMVETDAPYLTPAPHRGRPNASYLIPITVRALAAARGIDVDELCARISANGERVFGPWR, encoded by the coding sequence ATGTCTCACATGCCTTCCACGCCCCCCGCGTCGCCCAGTCCGTCACAGAAACGCCGGGACAAGGCCGCGCGCCGGGCGGGCGAGTTCCCGCCCGCCCCGGAGCCGCTGGCCGTGCCGGTCTTCGACAGCCACACCCACCTCGACCTGACCGTGCAGGAGGCCGGCGTTCCCGGCGGCGGCCTCGACCCGGTCCAGGCCCTGATCGGGGCCGCCGCCAAGAACGGGGTCGACCGGCTGGTCCAGGTCGGAGTCGATGTGGACTCGTCGCGCTGGGGCGCCGAGCTGGCCGAGAGCACCGACGCCGTGCTGGCCGCGGTGGCGCTGCACCCGAACGAGGCGCCGCGGCTCTCCGATCTGGACGAGGCGCTGCGCGCCATCGAGGCGCTGGCCGCCCGGCCGCGGGTCCGCGGGATCGGCGAGACCGGGATGGACACGTTCCGGACCGGGGACGAGGGGCGGGCAGCGCAGGAGGCGAGTTTCCGGGCGCACATCCAGATCGCCAAGCGGCACGGCAAGGCGCTGATCATCCACGACCGGGACGCCCACGAGGACGTGCTGCGCGTGCTCGACTCGGAGGGCGCCCCGGACACGGTCGTGCTGCACTGCTTCTCCGGGGACGCCACGTTCGCCGCCGAGTGCGTACGCCGGGGGTATCACCTCAGCTTCGCCGGGACGATCACCTTCGCCAGTGCCGGGAACCTGCGCGAGGCGGCCGCGATCACCCCGCCCGAGCTGATGATGGTCGAGACCGACGCGCCCTACCTGACCCCCGCCCCGCATCGGGGACGTCCCAATGCGTCGTATTTGATCCCGATTACCGTACGCGCATTGGCGGCGGCCCGTGGCATCGACGTCGACGAGCTGTGCGCCCGGATCTCGGCGAACGGCGAACGGGTCTTCGGGCCGTGGCGCTGA
- the rsmA gene encoding 16S rRNA (adenine(1518)-N(6)/adenine(1519)-N(6))-dimethyltransferase RsmA — protein sequence MADGLLGPAEIRELAARLGVAPTKKLGQNFLHDPNTIRRIVAAAGLRPDDVALEVGPGLGSLTLGLVGAVAHVHAVEIDPILAAALPGTVTAAHLTVHPADALRVSGDRFDPAPTMLVANLPYNVAVPVVLHLLAELPTLRGGLVMVQKEVADRLTAGPGSKVYGVPSVKLAWYSEAKPAGKVPPAVFWPVPNVDSGLVAFTRREPPAGATRADVFAVVDAAFAQRRKTLRAALAGWAGGPAQAERVLLAAGVNPQARGESLTVGEFAAIAAAAKTSGHGGKLSPSGAQPEEVERLSKPFDGQAPIRDVTP from the coding sequence ATGGCTGATGGACTTCTCGGCCCGGCGGAGATCCGGGAACTCGCCGCACGCCTCGGCGTCGCGCCGACCAAGAAGCTCGGCCAGAACTTCCTGCACGACCCGAACACGATCCGCCGGATCGTGGCGGCCGCCGGCCTGCGCCCGGACGACGTCGCCCTGGAGGTCGGCCCCGGGCTCGGCTCGCTCACCCTGGGCCTGGTCGGGGCGGTCGCGCACGTGCACGCCGTCGAGATCGACCCGATCCTGGCCGCCGCCCTGCCCGGCACGGTCACCGCGGCGCACCTCACCGTGCACCCGGCCGACGCGCTGCGGGTCAGCGGCGACCGGTTCGACCCGGCGCCCACCATGCTGGTGGCGAACCTGCCTTACAACGTGGCCGTCCCGGTCGTGCTGCACCTGCTCGCCGAGCTGCCGACGCTGCGCGGCGGCCTGGTGATGGTGCAGAAGGAGGTCGCCGACCGGCTCACCGCCGGTCCCGGTTCCAAGGTGTACGGCGTTCCGTCGGTCAAGCTGGCGTGGTACTCGGAGGCTAAGCCGGCCGGCAAGGTGCCGCCCGCGGTGTTCTGGCCGGTGCCCAACGTGGATTCCGGCCTGGTCGCCTTCACCCGCCGGGAGCCCCCGGCCGGCGCCACCCGGGCCGACGTCTTCGCGGTGGTGGACGCGGCGTTCGCCCAGCGGCGCAAGACGTTGCGGGCCGCGCTGGCCGGCTGGGCCGGTGGACCCGCGCAGGCGGAGCGGGTCCTGCTGGCGGCCGGGGTGAACCCGCAGGCCAGGGGAGAGTCGCTGACGGTGGGCGAGTTCGCCGCGATCGCGGCGGCGGCGAAAACGTCAGGGCACGGCGGTAAGCTCAGCCCGTCCGGCGCACAGCCCGAGGAGGTGGAGCGGTTGAGCAAGCCGTTCGATGGTCAGGCGCCGATCCGGGACGTCACTCCGTGA
- a CDS encoding DUF4383 domain-containing protein: MAHIPVNHPLRPMYRVAGFVAGAYLVVFGVLGLIATASDGLTGEPADRVLGQSINLLGSIVALIAGGLVLLGTAVGRNVDVQVDKLVGWGLLVVGSYSLATIRTDANFFGYSVSTVVVTYLVGLLLITISLYSKVAAPEKAGAPRQVREGRTA, from the coding sequence ATGGCGCATATTCCGGTCAACCACCCCCTTCGGCCGATGTACCGCGTGGCCGGTTTTGTCGCCGGCGCGTACCTGGTGGTCTTCGGTGTCCTCGGCCTGATCGCCACCGCGAGCGACGGCCTCACCGGCGAGCCCGCCGACCGCGTGCTCGGCCAGAGCATCAACCTGCTCGGGTCGATCGTCGCGCTGATCGCCGGCGGCCTGGTGCTGCTCGGCACCGCGGTCGGCCGCAACGTCGACGTGCAGGTCGACAAGCTGGTCGGCTGGGGCCTGCTGGTGGTGGGCAGCTACTCGCTGGCGACCATCCGCACCGACGCCAACTTCTTCGGCTACAGCGTCTCGACCGTGGTGGTGACCTACCTGGTCGGTCTGCTGCTGATCACGATCAGCCTGTACAGCAAGGTCGCGGCGCCCGAGAAGGCCGGCGCGCCGCGTCAGGTCCGCGAGGGCCGCACCGCCTGA